One Cryobacterium roopkundense genomic region harbors:
- a CDS encoding carboxylesterase/lipase family protein, with protein sequence MAITQAALDHPSAASPGRPVVRVKGGLLRGAREGGVLAWRGIPYAAPPVGPLRFRAPQPVQEWDGIRDCSRFGPAACQLPRRRATAFRPASSEDCLTLNVLAPAVGRRTKLSLPVMVFIHGGGYSVGSSQDFPGQGEAFVRTGRVIYVNFNYRLGTLGYLDFSRYSTPQRTFERNLGLRDQVAALEWVRDNIRSFGGNPNNVTVFGESAGGNAAITLMATPSADGLFSRVIAQSPPPGAAYSPELAASWAAEFLFELRRLTADTESEPADLLAHADVAHLLAAALTIQTRTPDARPGTFPLAPVVDGDFLPERPVDAFRHGRAHRVPLIIGTNDREGSAFRGRVDILPTSTPRIQALFASAPADVHKAMRQAYPGLHTKRTSSDFGGDFAFWFPSVTVGSLHSRVAPVHFYRFDLAPRLMHVIGLDATHGIELFALFNHVDTAFARTATSLGGRRVFIGAGERMRRHWLHFACTGVVDSSWPAYTETDRQTLIIDEVDRVESDPRGRRREAWQQFLPDL encoded by the coding sequence ATGGCTATTACGCAGGCAGCTCTTGATCATCCGTCAGCCGCTAGCCCCGGCCGGCCCGTGGTGCGGGTGAAAGGCGGGCTGCTTCGCGGCGCGCGCGAAGGCGGTGTTCTCGCGTGGCGCGGCATTCCCTATGCGGCCCCGCCGGTGGGGCCGCTGCGCTTTCGCGCGCCCCAGCCGGTGCAGGAGTGGGACGGCATCCGTGATTGCAGCCGGTTTGGGCCGGCCGCGTGCCAGCTCCCCCGACGCCGCGCCACCGCGTTCCGGCCCGCCTCCAGCGAGGACTGCCTCACCCTGAACGTTCTCGCGCCTGCGGTCGGCCGACGCACCAAGCTGAGCCTTCCGGTGATGGTCTTCATTCACGGCGGTGGATACAGTGTCGGTTCGTCGCAGGATTTTCCCGGGCAGGGCGAGGCATTCGTGCGCACGGGCCGGGTGATCTACGTGAACTTCAACTATCGGCTCGGCACCCTCGGCTACCTGGACTTCAGCCGCTATTCCACGCCGCAGCGAACGTTCGAACGCAATCTGGGCCTGCGCGACCAGGTGGCCGCACTCGAGTGGGTTCGTGACAACATCCGCTCCTTTGGAGGCAACCCGAACAATGTCACCGTGTTCGGCGAATCGGCTGGCGGCAACGCCGCCATCACGCTCATGGCCACGCCGTCGGCCGATGGCTTGTTCTCCCGAGTCATCGCGCAAAGCCCCCCGCCCGGTGCCGCGTATTCTCCCGAGCTGGCGGCCAGCTGGGCCGCGGAATTCTTGTTCGAATTGCGCCGACTCACGGCCGACACCGAGTCCGAGCCGGCCGACCTGCTCGCGCATGCCGACGTCGCTCATCTGCTGGCCGCAGCGCTAACGATTCAGACGCGAACGCCCGACGCCCGGCCGGGAACTTTTCCACTCGCCCCGGTGGTGGACGGGGATTTTCTGCCGGAGCGCCCGGTGGATGCCTTCCGACACGGTCGAGCACACCGAGTACCGCTGATCATCGGCACCAACGACCGGGAGGGTTCTGCCTTTCGCGGGCGGGTGGATATTCTGCCCACGTCGACGCCACGCATCCAGGCGCTCTTTGCGAGTGCGCCCGCCGACGTGCACAAGGCCATGCGGCAGGCCTACCCGGGGTTGCATACCAAGCGCACATCATCGGATTTCGGTGGCGACTTCGCGTTCTGGTTTCCGAGCGTCACGGTGGGTTCGCTGCACTCCAGGGTGGCTCCCGTGCACTTCTACCGATTCGATCTCGCCCCGCGGCTCATGCATGTGATCGGGCTCGACGCGACCCACGGTATCGAACTGTTCGCTCTGTTCAACCATGTCGATACCGCGTTCGCACGCACGGCGACTTCTCTCGGCGGTCGGCGAGTGTTCATCGGCGCGGGCGAGCGGATGCGCCGACACTGGCTGCACTTCGCCTGCACGGGTGTGGTCGACTCGTCCTGGCCGGCCTACACCGAAACCGATCGTCAAACCCTCATCATCGACGAGGTCGATCGGGTGGAGTCCGACCCGCGAGGCCGTCGCAGGGAGGCGTGGCAGCAGTTCTTGCCGGACCTGTAG
- a CDS encoding DedA family protein yields MTEIILAVAGSPWAYVALAALLLIDGFFPFVPGETFVGALSALAATGSGPSVAYVLGVAIMATVIGDAIAFVLGRRMGLSRWAWMRRPRIARAFAWAARGLRQRPAAFFLTAKFVPVGRVAVTMTAGATGFPVARYIPLSIAASSFYTVYHVAVGYAAGSWLSAHPLLAIVVSIGSVLLVGFSIDTVMTALSRRRRRRMLMAGEGPRD; encoded by the coding sequence TTGACCGAGATCATTCTGGCCGTGGCCGGCAGCCCGTGGGCCTATGTGGCCCTCGCTGCGCTGCTCCTGATCGACGGGTTCTTTCCCTTCGTGCCGGGGGAGACCTTCGTCGGTGCTCTCAGCGCGCTCGCCGCAACCGGCAGCGGTCCTTCCGTCGCATACGTTCTGGGCGTCGCGATCATGGCGACGGTCATCGGCGACGCGATAGCCTTCGTGCTCGGGAGACGCATGGGACTCAGTCGCTGGGCCTGGATGCGTCGCCCGCGGATCGCCCGCGCCTTCGCCTGGGCGGCGCGCGGCCTGCGACAACGCCCCGCAGCATTCTTTCTGACGGCCAAGTTCGTGCCCGTGGGGCGGGTGGCCGTTACGATGACGGCGGGCGCGACCGGGTTTCCGGTGGCGCGCTACATCCCGTTGTCGATCGCCGCCTCGAGCTTTTACACGGTGTACCACGTGGCAGTCGGCTACGCGGCCGGGTCATGGCTGAGCGCGCATCCGCTGCTCGCGATAGTCGTCTCCATTGGTTCCGTGCTGCTCGTTGGCTTCAGCATCGACACCGTGATGACCGCGCTGTCGAGGCGCCGACGACGACGGATGCTCATGGCCGGTGAAGGCCCCCGCGACTGA
- a CDS encoding flavodoxin family protein: MVEHTRVDTSFDYSSLRALFINCTLKRSPQTSNTQGIIDLSARIMREQGVHVDEIRAIDHDIATGVYPDMTDHGWETDEWPVLFETVRAADILVLAGPIWLGDNGSITKRVVERLYAMSGQFNDKGQYIYYGKVGGAIITGNEDGVKHCGSNLLYSLQHIGYTIPPAADAGWLGEIGPGPSYLDPGSGGPENDFTNRNTTFMSWNLMHLASILQANGGIPAWGNLRGSWDSGERFGFEPNPEYR, from the coding sequence ATGGTTGAGCACACGCGTGTTGACACGTCCTTCGACTACTCGTCTTTGCGGGCGCTTTTCATCAACTGCACCCTCAAACGCAGCCCGCAAACTAGCAACACGCAGGGCATCATCGATCTCAGCGCGCGCATCATGCGGGAGCAGGGCGTGCACGTCGACGAAATCCGAGCTATCGACCACGACATTGCCACGGGTGTGTACCCGGACATGACCGATCACGGCTGGGAAACGGATGAGTGGCCCGTTCTCTTTGAGACCGTGCGGGCCGCCGACATTCTCGTTCTCGCCGGACCGATCTGGCTCGGCGACAACGGCTCAATCACCAAGCGCGTGGTCGAACGGTTGTATGCGATGTCCGGACAGTTCAACGACAAGGGCCAATACATCTATTACGGCAAAGTCGGCGGGGCGATCATCACGGGTAACGAAGACGGGGTGAAGCACTGCGGCTCCAACTTGCTCTACAGCCTGCAACACATCGGGTACACGATTCCCCCGGCAGCGGATGCGGGCTGGCTCGGCGAGATCGGGCCGGGCCCGAGCTACCTCGACCCGGGTTCAGGTGGCCCGGAGAACGACTTCACGAACCGAAACACCACCTTCATGAGCTGGAACCTCATGCATCTGGCCTCGATTCTGCAGGCCAACGGCGGCATCCCCGCGTGGGGAAACCTTCGTGGCAGCTGGGACAGCGGCGAACGATTCGGCTTCGAACCCAACCCCGAGTACAGGTAA
- a CDS encoding DUF4386 family protein, whose translation MMTTASDADAHRAHTTVQSWRTLFYVGGIAAILFVMLFLCALVLDFLAPPPENGGVETLEFISRNRAIYSAEQILWILPDILPVLTFLALFVALAPDNKALALICVTVAGVGWALLRVLPTSGRGSLVLVNLSDSYVEAGSASQRQVYSTAAEVIIAENNTPSLLGVLSAVGIALASTAMIRSALPRLVGWLGVVAGVVGVVSEVSAYTLPALSSAYGLLLWAWFVSVGIALIRLARRTPERGPGAADGTAGG comes from the coding sequence ATGATGACAACAGCATCGGACGCTGACGCACACCGTGCGCATACGACCGTTCAGTCGTGGCGCACCCTCTTCTACGTCGGCGGGATCGCAGCCATCCTCTTCGTGATGCTCTTCCTGTGCGCCCTCGTACTGGACTTCCTCGCGCCACCCCCCGAGAACGGCGGGGTGGAGACTCTCGAGTTCATCTCCCGCAACCGGGCGATCTACAGCGCGGAGCAGATCCTGTGGATTCTGCCCGATATTCTTCCAGTTCTCACGTTTCTGGCCCTGTTCGTGGCTCTCGCACCGGACAACAAGGCCCTGGCCCTGATCTGCGTTACGGTGGCGGGAGTCGGTTGGGCGCTGCTCCGGGTCCTCCCTACCTCTGGCCGCGGATCGCTCGTGCTGGTGAACCTCAGCGACAGCTACGTCGAGGCCGGCTCCGCGAGCCAGCGGCAGGTCTACAGCACTGCGGCCGAGGTGATCATTGCGGAGAATAACACTCCGTCGCTCCTCGGGGTGCTCAGCGCGGTGGGGATCGCGCTGGCATCCACCGCCATGATTCGGAGCGCGTTGCCACGTCTGGTCGGGTGGCTGGGTGTCGTTGCCGGTGTCGTGGGCGTCGTGTCGGAGGTGTCGGCCTACACGCTGCCCGCGTTGTCGAGCGCCTACGGGCTGTTGCTCTGGGCCTGGTTCGTGAGCGTGGGAATCGCCTTGATTCGGCTGGCCCGGCGCACGCCGGAGCGGGGCCCGGGAGCTGCCGATGGCACCGCCGGCGGCTAG